The Papaver somniferum cultivar HN1 chromosome 3, ASM357369v1, whole genome shotgun sequence genome includes a region encoding these proteins:
- the LOC113360626 gene encoding uncharacterized protein LOC113360626 produces the protein MGEFICRVITTILVLIVAISVSPVYWKITTSCSASVVSSFTPCLSYVTGSGGNGVFPSSQCCYNLKEIVGTSMDCACLLITGNVPFSSSPINRTLAKSLLLACNMSGVPFVCKGNTGIPLTAPSPFSFNSPSTETSTENKKKPPRTRRPPLTPPTTPSPPPPPPLPAVPAFDHYKLVLSWPRVVCNVKENPCDASWPTELPGDRFTIHGLWPQPETSPPATKADFTKILVGNEKLKTDLLTYWPNAKFKYDHGSGRRETQKERQAIDFWTYDWNKHGALSGMSLVDYFQTTIDLYKRVGNLYSTLTDNGMSHGVDIKIDITKVA, from the exons ATGGGAGAGTTTATCTGTCGGGTAATTACAACAATCCTTGTGTTAATAGTGGCAATTTCAGTATCACCAGTTTATTGGAAAATAACCACATCATGTTCTGCATCTGTGGTTTCTAGCTTCACACCATGTTTGAGTTATGTTACTGGTAGTGGTGGAAATGGGGTTTTCCCATCATCTCAATGTTGTTATAATCTTAAGGAGATTGTAGGCACTAGTATGGATTGTGCTTGCCTTTTGATCACAGGAAATGTTCCATTTTCTTCATCACCTATCAATCGAACATTAGCAAAATCACTCCTGCTTGCTTGTAATATGTCCGGCGTCCCTTTTGTATGCAAAG GTAATACTGGAATTCCTCTCACTGCTCCAAGTCCTTTCTCATTTAATTCACCTAGTACAGAAACATCGACTG agaataagaaaaaaccTCCTCGTACACGCAGACCTCCTCTCACTCCGCCAACAAccccttctcctcctcctcctcctcctcttccagctgtaccagcatttgatcattatAAGCTTGTGTTATCCTGGCCAAGGGTCGTGTGCAACGTCAAAGAAAACCCCTGTGATGCCTCATGGCCCACTGAATTGCCCGGTGACAGGTTTACTATTCACGGCCTTTGGCCTCAACCTGAAACTAGCCCACCAGCAACTAAGGCGGACTTCACTAAG ATACTTGTTGGAAATGAGAAGTTAAAGACTGATTTGCTAACATACTGGCCAAATGCTAAGTTTAAATATGATCATGGGAGTGGGCGTCGCGAGACCCAAAAGGAAAGACAAGCTATCGATTTCTGGACTTATGACTGGAATAAGCATGGCGCCTTGTCGGGGATGAGCCTAGTAGATTATTTTCAGACTACTATAGACTTGTACAAGCGAGTGGGCAACCTATATTCCACACTCACGGATAATGGCATGTCTCATGGAGTCGACATCAAAATAGATATTACTAAGGTGGCATAA